A part of Larkinella insperata genomic DNA contains:
- a CDS encoding DUF2264 domain-containing protein: MRMEHSGSSKSLTSLKRTALGILFLFITQSVGAVSPPADDPGAQERQYLVQTLVRIADPVLVSLSQNKLHQNMPVEGKTADRKDYSHLEAFGRLLAGIAPWLELGPDETPEGKLRKKYIDLTVLSLRNATDPKSPDFMNFNKGGQTLVDAAFLAQGLLRAPTQLWNRLDAVTKANIITALKSTRVVTPGYNNWLLFSAEVEAALLKFDGSCDRMRIDYALKSHQLWYKGDGTYGDGPSYHWDYYNSFVIQPMMLDVLKTLVEAAPSQYLKKEYETVLGRAQRYAEVQETLISPEGTYPPIGRSLAYRFGAFQLLSQIAYLKALPEGLEPQQVRAALYTLIKRQVEAPGTFDKNGWLQIGLYGHQPLIGENYISTGSLYLCAEAFLMLGLPPNDAFWTGPDKAWTTKRIWQGENMPVKHARD, translated from the coding sequence ATGAGAATGGAGCATTCCGGTTCTTCGAAAAGCCTGACGTCGCTGAAAAGAACGGCGTTGGGCATTCTTTTTCTTTTCATCACCCAGTCCGTCGGGGCCGTCTCTCCCCCGGCGGACGATCCCGGTGCCCAGGAACGACAGTATCTGGTCCAGACGCTGGTGCGCATCGCCGACCCGGTTCTGGTTTCGCTCAGCCAGAACAAGCTGCACCAGAACATGCCCGTGGAAGGCAAAACGGCCGACCGCAAGGACTACTCCCACCTGGAAGCGTTTGGCCGACTGCTGGCCGGTATCGCCCCCTGGCTTGAACTGGGTCCGGATGAAACGCCCGAAGGTAAGCTGCGCAAAAAATACATTGACCTGACGGTATTGTCGCTGCGCAACGCCACCGATCCGAAGTCACCTGATTTTATGAATTTCAACAAGGGTGGTCAGACGCTGGTTGATGCGGCTTTTCTGGCACAGGGCCTGCTGCGGGCGCCCACTCAGCTCTGGAACCGGCTGGATGCCGTCACCAAGGCCAACATCATAACCGCCCTCAAATCGACCCGGGTGGTTACGCCCGGCTACAACAACTGGCTGCTTTTCAGCGCCGAAGTGGAAGCCGCTCTGCTGAAATTCGACGGTTCCTGTGACCGGATGCGGATTGATTACGCCCTGAAATCCCACCAGCTTTGGTATAAAGGCGACGGCACCTACGGCGATGGCCCGAGCTACCACTGGGATTACTACAACAGCTTTGTTATTCAGCCGATGATGCTCGACGTACTGAAAACGCTGGTCGAAGCCGCTCCAAGCCAATACCTAAAAAAGGAATACGAGACGGTTTTGGGGCGAGCCCAGCGGTACGCGGAAGTGCAGGAAACGCTCATTTCTCCGGAGGGCACTTATCCGCCCATCGGCCGATCGCTGGCCTACCGCTTCGGGGCGTTTCAACTGCTCTCGCAGATTGCTTACCTGAAGGCGTTGCCCGAGGGTCTGGAACCGCAGCAGGTTCGGGCGGCCCTGTACACGCTCATCAAACGGCAGGTGGAAGCGCCCGGCACCTTCGACAAAAATGGCTGGTTGCAGATCGGGCTGTACGGTCACCAGCCGCTGATCGGCGAAAATTACATCTCTACGGGCAGCCTGTACCTCTGCGCGGAAGCGTTTCTGATGCTGGGTTTACCGCCCAACGACGCCTTCTGGACCGGGCCGGACAAAGCCTGGACGACCAAACGAATCTGGCAGGGAGAAAACATGCCGGTGAAACACGCCCGCGATTGA
- a CDS encoding Na+/H+ antiporter: protein MEHYSIVLFIMAIMLVLSAVANRIKLPYPILLVLAGIGIGYLPGIPSITLSPEVIFLIFLPPLLYDASFNISFRELKSNWATVSSLAISLVFLTTTAIAVTTYFLIPGLNWPMAFALGAILSPPDAVAATNVTKGLGLSHRTLTILEGESLVNDASGLIAYRLAVAAIAGDGFKFFNAYGQFLIVAAGGVGVGILFGKVLIYFLKRVYGNSALAISAMVLAPFVVYLLAEELHVSGVLAVVVLGIGLSKYTSRLFPTTVKNQNKAFWEVFIFLLNGLVFILIGLQFPQVVKSIDRTEILPLIGYSFLISLIMLVIRILWIFGHNNNLEKAIARRNLFPNQRRFQFYSDEKIDWRDALVIGWAGMRGIVSLATALALPLTLADEGAFPQRNTLIFVSVVVVLITLVVQGLSLPALVRALRASEQKPA from the coding sequence GTGGAACATTACAGTATTGTTTTATTCATCATGGCGATCATGCTCGTGCTATCGGCCGTCGCCAACCGCATCAAATTACCGTATCCCATTCTGCTGGTGCTGGCGGGAATCGGCATTGGCTACCTGCCCGGCATTCCGTCCATTACGCTGAGTCCGGAGGTGATTTTCCTGATTTTTCTGCCGCCCCTGCTTTACGATGCATCGTTCAATATTTCGTTTCGGGAACTGAAAAGCAACTGGGCCACGGTCAGTTCCCTGGCGATTTCGCTGGTTTTTCTGACCACGACAGCCATTGCCGTAACCACTTATTTTCTGATTCCCGGCCTGAACTGGCCAATGGCGTTTGCACTAGGGGCCATCCTTTCCCCGCCCGATGCCGTTGCGGCTACCAACGTGACGAAAGGGCTGGGCCTGTCGCACCGGACTCTGACGATTCTGGAAGGGGAGAGCCTGGTCAACGATGCCTCCGGGCTCATTGCCTACCGGCTGGCGGTGGCGGCCATTGCCGGTGATGGGTTTAAATTCTTTAATGCCTACGGACAATTTCTGATCGTAGCGGCCGGTGGAGTTGGGGTTGGAATCCTGTTCGGCAAGGTGCTGATCTATTTTCTGAAGCGGGTCTACGGCAACAGTGCGTTGGCGATCAGCGCAATGGTGCTGGCTCCGTTTGTGGTGTACCTGCTGGCCGAAGAACTGCACGTTTCGGGCGTTCTGGCGGTGGTGGTGCTGGGTATTGGCTTGTCGAAATACACCAGCAGGCTTTTTCCAACAACCGTTAAAAATCAAAACAAGGCGTTTTGGGAAGTCTTTATTTTCCTGCTCAACGGTCTGGTGTTTATCCTGATCGGCTTGCAGTTTCCACAAGTCGTCAAAAGCATTGATCGAACCGAAATTCTGCCGCTGATTGGCTACAGCTTCCTGATCAGCTTGATCATGCTGGTCATTCGAATTCTCTGGATTTTTGGGCACAACAACAACCTGGAAAAAGCCATCGCCCGGCGCAACCTGTTTCCGAACCAACGACGGTTTCAGTTTTATTCAGACGAGAAAATTGATTGGCGCGATGCGCTGGTCATTGGTTGGGCGGGCATGCGGGGGATCGTCTCGCTGGCAACGGCCCTGGCGCTGCCGCTCACACTGGCCGACGAAGGGGCTTTTCCGCAGCGCAATACGCTGATTTTTGTCTCCGTCGTGGTGGTGCTGATCACGCTGGTGGTCCAGGGCCTGAGTTTGCCCGCGCTGGTCCGGGCGCTGAGGGCCAGCGAACAAAAACCGGCCTGA
- a CDS encoding Gfo/Idh/MocA family protein, with amino-acid sequence MHSNRRDFIKGLTAASALVATQSVAEPFVARPFNIIKDLKKISPNDKIRIATIGMGIQGNYDTQAALRNPDVELVAVADLYSGRLEHARTAFGQQLFTTRDYREILNRSDVDAVLVVTPDHWHDHITIAALKAGKHVYCEKPMVQHLNEGKAVIDAWKKSGKTMQVGSQRISSAAFQEAKRLIQAGEIGAINYIESNNDRFNAIGAWNYSVPPDATPQTVDWDRFLGDAPKRPFDPVRFFRWRNFKDYGTGVAGDLFVHLITGVHFVTNTLGPTRIYSSGNLAYWKEHRDVPDVMTSIMDYPKTEQHDAFQMVLRVNFANAGKISNVTRIIGNEGTVEFSENNLILTKKKLPIAPGYGNYDSFFTFTEDVQKKFVEEYDAKYPPETRTAEPVKEVKFEASKDDDAHAKHFGDFFTNVRNGSQGTIEDPVFGFRAAAPVLACNESYFENKVVHWDPVTMTQKNPGATKSKPAGSGTKKSIPAKKAVATVTKKA; translated from the coding sequence ATGCATTCCAATCGTCGCGACTTTATCAAGGGACTGACAGCCGCTTCGGCGCTGGTGGCTACCCAGAGCGTCGCCGAGCCTTTCGTGGCCCGACCTTTCAATATTATTAAGGATCTGAAGAAAATTAGCCCCAACGACAAAATCCGGATTGCCACCATCGGGATGGGGATTCAGGGGAACTACGACACCCAGGCGGCCCTGCGCAACCCTGATGTGGAACTGGTGGCCGTGGCCGATCTGTATTCCGGTCGTTTGGAACACGCCCGGACGGCTTTCGGACAGCAACTGTTTACAACCCGCGATTACCGTGAAATTCTGAACCGTTCGGACGTGGATGCCGTGCTGGTGGTAACACCCGACCACTGGCACGACCACATCACCATTGCGGCCCTGAAAGCCGGTAAGCACGTGTACTGCGAAAAACCGATGGTGCAGCACCTGAACGAAGGCAAAGCCGTGATCGATGCCTGGAAAAAGTCGGGAAAAACCATGCAGGTGGGTAGCCAGCGCATCAGCAGCGCGGCTTTCCAGGAGGCCAAACGGCTGATTCAGGCCGGTGAAATCGGCGCCATCAATTACATTGAGTCCAACAACGACCGGTTCAATGCCATCGGGGCCTGGAACTATTCCGTGCCACCGGATGCCACGCCCCAAACCGTTGACTGGGACCGCTTCCTGGGCGATGCGCCCAAGCGCCCCTTCGATCCGGTCCGGTTTTTCCGCTGGCGGAACTTTAAAGACTACGGTACGGGCGTGGCCGGTGACTTGTTCGTCCACCTGATTACGGGCGTGCATTTCGTCACCAATACGCTGGGCCCAACCCGGATTTATTCGTCGGGCAACCTGGCTTACTGGAAAGAGCACCGCGATGTGCCCGACGTGATGACCAGCATCATGGATTACCCCAAAACCGAGCAGCACGACGCCTTCCAGATGGTGTTGCGGGTGAACTTCGCCAATGCCGGTAAAATCAGCAACGTCACCCGGATCATCGGCAACGAAGGAACCGTCGAGTTCTCGGAAAATAACCTGATTCTGACCAAGAAAAAACTGCCCATCGCCCCGGGTTACGGCAACTACGATAGCTTCTTTACGTTTACGGAAGACGTTCAGAAGAAGTTTGTGGAAGAGTACGACGCCAAATATCCGCCCGAAACCCGCACGGCGGAACCGGTGAAGGAAGTGAAGTTTGAAGCGTCGAAAGACGATGATGCACACGCCAAACATTTTGGCGACTTCTTCACAAATGTTCGGAACGGCAGCCAGGGCACCATCGAAGACCCCGTGTTCGGGTTCCGCGCGGCTGCTCCGGTACTGGCCTGCAACGAAAGCTACTTCGAAAACAAAGTGGTGCATTGGGACCCGGTGACGATGACCCAAAAGAACCCCGGCGCTACGAAAAGTAAACCGGCCGGCTCGGGCACCAAGAAGTCGATTCCGGCTAAAAAAGCGGTTGCAACCGTGACGAAAAAAGCCTGA
- a CDS encoding tetratricopeptide repeat protein, with the protein MKRFLSLSVLLLLVLGPVLAQKATSTAQAIQYIKLANTLRALDKPQDAINLLERALPAVRGKDRYWEAVTYELLGLAYYENNSNDNADYYLKLARGRYEKLRYVASAWGVNELIRELSGKNLYAGIQFGASDVKLAIFKTRYESDFYEKDIKTRIQVPNVSFVADASNSLKAGQDALKVCLDSISHYNIPAERIFIVFSNEMKEGLAKTPATKKMLYDQLSRALPSSNLRIDTTLSTDREAELFTVGSIPRKVWPTTSSLNIGSDATVGGYFESNKTFHPVELPVGVQSLVSQIESKRSLNTEAFKREAQRVVKTVADTALTPRFKTSSTGLQNRRTVGLGGDVAWALVTYLHPEKSGTTAVAISMDDVERFKKLVMDEYQTLTHPDVKGIADAAIRAKAEQEIRTVRDQVSEKQLIAGALWLEAIMKTYSTPTAPKRFVFIRNSDIGWVTGKFLETISGEYESTIAKGALYTR; encoded by the coding sequence ATGAAACGCTTTTTATCTCTGTCCGTTCTTTTACTCTTAGTGCTTGGTCCCGTGCTGGCTCAGAAAGCGACCAGCACGGCCCAGGCAATTCAGTACATCAAACTGGCCAACACCTTACGGGCACTGGATAAACCGCAGGATGCCATCAACCTGCTGGAACGGGCCCTGCCGGCGGTGAGGGGAAAAGACCGGTACTGGGAAGCCGTGACGTACGAACTGCTGGGACTGGCCTACTACGAAAACAACAGCAACGACAACGCCGATTATTACCTGAAACTGGCCCGGGGCCGGTACGAGAAGTTGCGGTACGTTGCCAGTGCCTGGGGCGTTAACGAGTTGATTCGGGAGCTGTCCGGTAAGAACCTGTACGCCGGGATTCAGTTTGGCGCGTCGGATGTTAAACTGGCGATTTTCAAAACCCGCTACGAAAGTGATTTCTACGAAAAAGATATAAAAACCCGCATTCAGGTTCCAAACGTTAGCTTTGTGGCTGATGCCTCCAACTCACTGAAAGCCGGGCAGGATGCGCTGAAGGTATGTCTGGATTCGATCAGTCATTACAACATCCCGGCCGAACGGATTTTCATCGTGTTCAGCAACGAGATGAAGGAAGGGCTCGCCAAAACCCCGGCGACCAAAAAAATGCTGTATGACCAGCTTTCGCGGGCTTTGCCGAGCAGCAACCTGCGCATCGATACCACGCTCTCGACTGACCGCGAAGCCGAACTTTTTACCGTTGGCTCAATTCCCCGCAAAGTCTGGCCGACAACTTCTTCGCTCAACATCGGTAGCGATGCAACCGTCGGGGGGTATTTTGAATCAAACAAGACTTTCCACCCCGTTGAGTTACCCGTGGGCGTTCAATCGCTGGTGAGTCAGATTGAAAGCAAGCGGTCGCTGAATACCGAAGCGTTCAAACGGGAAGCGCAGCGGGTCGTCAAAACCGTCGCTGATACGGCGCTGACTCCTCGTTTCAAAACCAGCAGTACGGGGCTGCAAAACCGTCGGACGGTCGGGCTGGGGGGCGATGTGGCCTGGGCGCTCGTCACGTACCTGCACCCCGAAAAAAGCGGTACCACAGCCGTTGCCATCTCGATGGACGATGTCGAACGGTTCAAGAAACTAGTGATGGATGAGTACCAGACGCTGACTCATCCGGACGTAAAGGGCATTGCGGATGCGGCTATCCGGGCAAAAGCCGAGCAGGAGATTCGCACGGTGCGTGATCAGGTGAGCGAAAAACAATTGATTGCCGGGGCGTTGTGGCTGGAAGCCATCATGAAAACATACTCGACCCCTACTGCGCCGAAACGGTTCGTGTTTATCCGTAACTCCGACATCGGCTGGGTGACGGGCAAGTTTCTGGAAACCATTAGCGGAGAATACGAATCGACCATTGCCAAGGGAGCGTTATATACACGGTAA
- a CDS encoding gluconate:H+ symporter, whose translation MLLTITFLAILALIGLISVVRLHTFLAFLAVSLGAGLALGLQPLAILDSIQKGIGGTLGSITAIIALGAMLGKLVAQSGAAQRIATQLMDLVGTHHARWAFLVTGFIVGLPLFYSVGFLLLAPLVITVSYRYKLPALYLGLPMLASLSVTQGYLPPHPAPLAILKQFNANMGLTLFYGIIVSIPAILISGALFGATVKRYTTLANPAFIAPDLREDQMPSAVNSFLTVLLPILLIGLSTFLGPFLPAGSTGQQILVFAGEPVVSMFLSVLVATYTLGIRRGKTVPEVTVLFGDAVKDVAMLFLIFGGAGALKQVLTDGGVSESIAGMMEDSTLHPYVLAWGMAALIRVCTGSSTVSGITTAGFVAPMLATTGVEPNLMVLSIGAGSMMFSHVNDTGFWLFREYFQLSMVDTLKTWSVMETLVSVTGLLGVLALSWVLG comes from the coding sequence ATGCTCCTAACCATCACCTTCCTCGCTATTCTGGCCCTGATCGGGTTAATTTCCGTTGTTCGTTTACACACCTTCCTGGCTTTTCTGGCGGTCTCCCTCGGGGCGGGGCTGGCCCTGGGTCTTCAGCCGCTGGCGATCCTGGATTCGATTCAGAAGGGTATCGGAGGAACGCTCGGGTCCATTACGGCCATCATTGCGCTGGGGGCCATGCTCGGTAAACTCGTGGCCCAGAGCGGAGCCGCTCAGCGCATCGCTACCCAACTCATGGATTTGGTGGGTACACACCACGCCCGATGGGCATTTCTGGTAACCGGATTCATCGTCGGTTTGCCGCTGTTTTATTCAGTTGGTTTTCTGCTGCTGGCTCCGCTGGTCATTACGGTTTCCTACCGGTACAAACTACCTGCCTTGTATTTAGGGCTGCCCATGCTGGCGTCGCTGTCGGTTACGCAGGGCTATTTGCCGCCCCACCCGGCTCCGCTGGCGATTCTGAAGCAGTTTAACGCCAACATGGGACTGACGCTCTTCTACGGAATCATCGTTTCCATTCCGGCCATCCTGATTTCCGGGGCCCTGTTTGGCGCAACCGTGAAACGCTACACAACGCTGGCAAATCCGGCGTTTATTGCGCCCGATCTGCGCGAAGACCAGATGCCCTCCGCGGTCAACAGTTTCCTGACGGTTTTGCTCCCCATTCTGCTCATCGGTCTCAGCACCTTTCTGGGGCCGTTTTTACCGGCTGGATCAACCGGGCAGCAGATCCTTGTTTTTGCGGGGGAACCCGTGGTGAGCATGTTTCTGTCGGTTCTGGTTGCTACCTACACGCTGGGCATCCGGCGGGGAAAAACCGTGCCCGAGGTAACGGTCCTGTTCGGCGACGCGGTCAAGGATGTGGCCATGCTGTTTCTGATTTTCGGCGGGGCCGGGGCGCTGAAGCAGGTGCTGACCGATGGCGGGGTCAGCGAGTCCATTGCCGGGATGATGGAGGATTCGACCTTGCATCCCTACGTGCTGGCCTGGGGCATGGCCGCGCTCATTCGGGTCTGCACGGGCTCATCAACGGTTTCGGGAATCACCACCGCCGGGTTTGTTGCACCGATGCTGGCCACGACGGGCGTGGAGCCCAACCTGATGGTGCTGAGCATCGGCGCCGGCAGCATGATGTTCTCGCACGTTAATGACACGGGTTTCTGGCTGTTTCGGGAGTACTTCCAGTTATCCATGGTCGATACGCTCAAAACCTGGTCGGTAATGGAAACGCTGGTTTCGGTGACGGGGTTGCTGGGTGTGCTGGCCCTGAGTTGGGTGCTGGGGTAG
- a CDS encoding DinB family protein encodes MPTFTPSALLDQLTAETHALIQIVENEFSTLPNDALNWPPAPERWSIAQCLEHLNSYGQYYLPKLKRAIERGEQEPIPATERFRSGWLGNYFANSMRPKADGSIGLKAKAVKEHTPAAELDAKAVMAVFQGQQRELLSLLERARRVDMQKLRVPISIARFIRLSVGDTLRFLIAHEQRHILQAQRVAAASNLCSDSSIKL; translated from the coding sequence ATGCCAACGTTCACCCCCAGCGCCCTGCTCGATCAATTGACCGCCGAGACCCATGCGTTAATCCAGATTGTTGAGAACGAGTTTAGTACGTTGCCAAACGATGCCTTGAACTGGCCGCCCGCCCCCGAGCGCTGGAGCATCGCGCAGTGTCTGGAACACCTGAACAGCTACGGACAGTATTACCTTCCAAAGCTCAAAAGGGCGATTGAGCGGGGTGAGCAGGAGCCTATCCCGGCGACCGAAAGGTTCCGCAGCGGCTGGCTGGGCAACTACTTCGCCAATTCCATGCGCCCCAAAGCCGACGGTTCCATCGGGCTGAAAGCCAAGGCCGTGAAAGAACATACCCCCGCTGCCGAACTGGATGCGAAAGCGGTAATGGCCGTCTTTCAGGGCCAGCAGCGCGAACTGTTGAGTCTGCTGGAACGAGCCCGGCGGGTGGATATGCAAAAGCTTCGGGTGCCCATTTCCATCGCCAGGTTCATCCGGTTGTCGGTGGGCGACACCTTGCGGTTTTTGATTGCCCACGAGCAGCGGCATATTCTGCAGGCGCAACGGGTGGCCGCAGCGTCAAATCTTTGTTCTGATTCTTCGATTAAATTGTAA
- a CDS encoding Crp/Fnr family transcriptional regulator, whose translation MNKRATALERLKQVVLPVADLTEGEWNAFAACWHLVEYKRKTILTSAGEVERYLYFVVDGVQRAYYLGEKKRDATLIFSYAGSMSGIIDSFQLQQPSRYYLETLTASQLLRLSFTDFDRLLATYPALERWGRIGTAAALSGLMERYIELMTFSAEEKFRILLTRSPHVLQLIPHKYLASYLGLDPTTFSKLLASVRL comes from the coding sequence ATGAATAAACGGGCAACGGCGCTGGAGCGGCTCAAGCAGGTCGTATTGCCGGTCGCCGACCTCACCGAAGGGGAGTGGAACGCGTTCGCGGCCTGCTGGCATCTGGTCGAGTACAAACGCAAAACCATTCTGACGTCGGCGGGTGAAGTGGAGCGCTACCTCTACTTTGTCGTCGACGGGGTTCAGCGGGCGTATTACCTGGGCGAAAAAAAACGGGATGCCACGCTGATCTTTTCGTACGCCGGCTCGATGTCGGGCATTATCGACTCGTTTCAGTTGCAGCAGCCTTCGCGATACTACCTCGAAACGCTGACCGCCAGCCAGTTACTCCGCCTTTCGTTTACCGACTTCGACCGGTTGCTGGCTACCTATCCGGCACTGGAGCGCTGGGGACGCATCGGCACGGCGGCCGCCCTGTCGGGCCTGATGGAGCGGTACATTGAACTGATGACGTTCAGCGCCGAAGAGAAATTTCGGATTTTGCTAACGCGCAGTCCGCACGTTTTGCAACTGATTCCGCACAAATACCTGGCGTCGTACCTGGGGCTGGACCCGACAACCTTTAGCAAACTGCTGGCGTCCGTCCGGTTGTAG
- a CDS encoding sensor histidine kinase gives MTYEALSPFFWGMVVAMFLANSIQWFMYRERIYGLYTIYTLIWAFYFVINHLGLPTNLGSFFKLSSYLGYIFYLELAKIFLNLRERPRFLRSVVVVQWMLVFYCAVKTYVYLFTDFWQSTMHTILLQPIRFAMLAVGGYIVFSFFRSKDVVARFFVAGTASLLINHAITAALLIHSPNLSLSLPFWQHPDLFLQVGVVLDLIFFSLGISYRHRREAVRKAVVEKDLEREREQRHRENLEADLAIQRMQHEKTEVQMRALQSQVNPHFLFNGLNTLSSLIDESPGQASKFVDELSNVYRYLLRSNENELVTLSDELRFIRSYFHLLQTRFGTSVDLQVSVTEEYQKALLPPLTLQLLVENAVKHNVVLPDQPLRIRIRTSSQDLLIVENNLQRKNLRIESNGVGLSNIDTKYRLLNQPTPLVGEADGWFQVILVLINLPQTQTARPVGHGYE, from the coding sequence ATGACGTACGAAGCCCTGTCGCCGTTCTTCTGGGGTATGGTGGTGGCCATGTTTCTGGCCAATTCCATCCAGTGGTTTATGTACCGTGAGCGGATCTATGGGCTGTACACGATTTACACCCTGATCTGGGCTTTCTATTTTGTCATCAACCACCTGGGTTTACCGACCAATCTGGGTAGTTTTTTTAAGCTCTCTTCCTACCTCGGTTACATCTTTTACCTGGAGCTGGCCAAGATTTTCCTGAACCTGCGCGAGCGGCCCCGGTTTTTGCGCTCGGTGGTGGTCGTGCAGTGGATGCTCGTTTTCTATTGTGCCGTTAAAACCTACGTTTACCTGTTCACGGATTTCTGGCAGTCGACGATGCACACCATTTTGCTGCAACCCATCCGGTTTGCCATGCTGGCCGTGGGCGGTTACATTGTCTTTTCTTTTTTTCGGTCCAAGGACGTGGTGGCCCGGTTTTTTGTGGCCGGAACGGCTTCGCTGCTCATCAACCACGCCATTACGGCGGCCCTGCTGATTCACTCACCGAACCTTAGCCTGTCGCTGCCCTTCTGGCAACACCCGGATTTGTTTCTCCAGGTTGGCGTGGTGCTGGACCTGATCTTTTTTTCGCTGGGAATTTCGTACCGGCACCGGCGGGAGGCCGTTCGGAAAGCCGTGGTAGAAAAAGACCTGGAGCGCGAACGCGAGCAGCGCCACCGCGAAAACCTGGAAGCCGACCTGGCGATCCAGCGGATGCAGCACGAAAAAACCGAAGTGCAGATGCGGGCGTTGCAGAGCCAGGTGAACCCGCATTTTCTGTTCAACGGCCTGAACACCCTCTCCTCACTGATCGACGAAAGCCCCGGGCAGGCCAGCAAGTTTGTGGATGAACTTTCCAATGTGTACCGGTATCTGCTGCGAAGTAACGAAAACGAACTGGTGACGCTCAGCGACGAACTGCGCTTTATCCGTTCGTATTTCCACCTGCTGCAAACCCGTTTCGGTACAAGCGTCGACTTGCAGGTGTCGGTAACCGAGGAGTACCAAAAGGCCCTGCTTCCTCCGCTGACGCTGCAACTGCTGGTCGAGAATGCCGTCAAACACAACGTGGTGTTGCCCGATCAGCCGCTCCGAATCCGGATTCGCACCAGCAGCCAGGATTTGTTGATTGTTGAAAATAACCTGCAACGCAAAAACCTGCGGATTGAATCCAACGGGGTAGGGCTCTCCAACATCGACACAAAATACCGGTTGCTGAACCAGCCCACGCCCCTGGTTGGCGAAGCCGACGGCTGGTTTCAGGTGATCCTGGTCTTAATCAACCTACCACAAACGCAGACGGCTCGGCCGGTTGGACACGGGTATGAATAA
- a CDS encoding LacI family DNA-binding transcriptional regulator produces the protein MAKKTSLKDIAQEVGVSTALVSYVLNNKKENKISKQVAQKIRAVAKALNYRPNQIAKSLKTNKTFTLGLVVADISNPFSSSLTRIIEDEADQQQYTVLVGSSDEQPQKARKLIETLLNRQVDGLLIVPTEGMEKQLADLQKQGVPFVLIDRYFPDLKTNYVALDNYGAIYKATQHLIDSGYRRIGMITFQTTLYTITERKRGYLEALKANNITFSKSWLKEVRRATYKTDIEKAVRELLGGKNPVEAILFASNTLALFGLKPIKELQKRVPDDVAIITLDQADAYDLFHTPVTYIRQPLPEMGQLATRILLESIPKNNAITQTNLDGELVIRASTRST, from the coding sequence ATGGCAAAGAAGACTTCGTTAAAGGATATTGCGCAGGAAGTGGGGGTTTCAACGGCGTTGGTATCCTACGTGCTGAATAATAAAAAGGAAAACAAGATCAGTAAGCAGGTCGCTCAGAAGATCAGGGCGGTGGCCAAAGCACTGAATTACCGGCCCAACCAGATCGCCAAAAGCCTGAAGACCAACAAGACGTTCACCCTCGGGCTGGTCGTTGCGGATATCTCCAATCCTTTTTCTTCCTCGCTCACCCGCATCATCGAAGACGAAGCCGATCAGCAGCAGTATACGGTTCTGGTGGGCAGCTCGGACGAGCAGCCGCAGAAAGCCCGAAAACTCATCGAGACGCTCCTGAACCGGCAGGTCGACGGGCTGCTGATTGTACCCACGGAGGGCATGGAAAAACAACTGGCCGACCTGCAAAAGCAAGGCGTTCCGTTTGTCCTGATCGACCGGTATTTTCCCGATCTGAAAACCAATTACGTTGCGCTGGACAATTACGGCGCCATTTACAAAGCCACCCAGCACCTGATCGACTCGGGCTACCGGCGCATTGGAATGATCACATTTCAAACCACGCTGTATACCATCACCGAGCGGAAGCGGGGGTATCTGGAGGCTCTGAAAGCCAACAACATTACTTTCTCGAAAAGCTGGCTGAAAGAAGTCCGGCGCGCTACCTACAAAACCGATATTGAAAAAGCCGTCCGGGAGTTGTTGGGGGGCAAAAATCCCGTTGAGGCCATTCTGTTTGCTTCCAACACCCTGGCCCTCTTCGGCTTGAAGCCCATCAAAGAACTCCAGAAGCGCGTGCCGGACGACGTTGCCATCATCACCCTCGATCAGGCCGACGCTTATGACCTGTTTCACACCCCAGTGACGTACATCCGTCAACCGTTACCCGAGATGGGGCAGCTGGCCACCCGGATTCTGCTGGAAAGCATCCCCAAAAACAACGCCATCACCCAAACCAATCTGGACGGCGAACTGGTCATTCGGGCTTCCACCCGGTCCACTTAA